Proteins encoded by one window of Candidatus Nitrosocosmicus hydrocola:
- a CDS encoding V-type ATP synthase subunit F: MSSKKTESIKSIAVIGEREIVMGYRLLGVEDTFVVNDKNEAVKKMDELFASHKYNLVIASQFVQDSLSQSTKSKIESSIDPLVLFMPSLQGAIHEESIAALAKRVLGIKY; this comes from the coding sequence ATGTCTAGTAAGAAGACTGAAAGTATAAAATCGATTGCTGTAATTGGAGAAAGAGAAATTGTAATGGGCTACAGATTATTGGGAGTAGAAGATACTTTTGTTGTCAACGATAAAAATGAAGCGGTAAAGAAAATGGACGAATTATTTGCATCCCATAAGTACAATTTAGTAATTGCAAGTCAGTTTGTTCAGGATTCTCTTTCACAATCCACCAAATCTAAAATTGAATCCTCAATCGATCCTTTGGTTCTGTTCATGCCATCTTTACAGGGTGCCATACATGAGGAGTCTATAGCAGCATTGGCAAAACGTGTACTTGGGATAAAGTATTAA
- a CDS encoding C2H2-type zinc finger protein, with translation MFDILKKHRCPDCGKKYWRVEYLMHHQLLVHEISRPYDCSNCGKNFSDMDLLKAHIRRDHSLKKRFETK, from the coding sequence ATGTTTGATATATTAAAGAAGCACCGATGTCCAGACTGTGGTAAGAAATACTGGAGGGTAGAATATTTGATGCATCATCAATTGTTAGTACATGAAATCTCTAGGCCTTATGATTGTTCTAATTGTGGAAAAAATTTTAGTGACATGGATTTGCTCAAGGCTCATATTAGAAGAGACCATTCTTTAAAGAAGAGATTTGAAACGAAATAA
- the mce gene encoding methylmalonyl-CoA epimerase, with amino-acid sequence MRIDHIAIAVNDANKALENYKKVLRVDTIDFEEVPTEKVKVVMLNLEDTRLELLEPMDDTSPISKFLKERGEGIHHIAITADEIESDVKNAVEKGMRFLGDIRSGSYGRKITFIHPKSLNGVLVEFCQAPPKSN; translated from the coding sequence ATGCGAATTGATCATATAGCTATAGCTGTAAACGATGCAAACAAGGCTTTGGAAAATTACAAAAAAGTATTACGGGTTGATACAATTGACTTTGAGGAGGTTCCCACGGAAAAAGTAAAGGTTGTAATGCTAAATTTGGAGGATACAAGGTTGGAGCTTCTTGAGCCTATGGATGATACTAGCCCAATTAGCAAATTTCTCAAAGAGCGAGGAGAGGGTATACACCATATCGCCATTACTGCAGATGAAATAGAATCAGATGTCAAAAATGCTGTAGAGAAGGGGATGAGATTCTTGGGAGACATACGATCAGGTTCTTATGGTAGGAAAATCACATTTATTCACCCAAAATCCCTTAATGGCGTATTGGTTGAATTCTGTCAAGCACCCCCTAAATCAAATTAG
- a CDS encoding V-type ATP synthase subunit I, with protein sequence MTLLRPESMSKIAVLGLKKYRQQIVSVLQEMSVVQIEPISKEISSYLGTEKESESHRHIADQLIRIRGILSVIPPTKITEKVRFSSLDELNDVLRKLDIDNRVSSLERQKESILTEIRNTENNIKLVSEFSFFPEDLNILHLKSARSFFGRVSSEKYPEFKKKLESNNQDIILYSKEGEKITQFVLVVLPHYPSNALASIINLYGVHMEAVPNLKGKPDKVIEELTNSLSRLQKNLGEIDTNLSEISNKNYSLLKGLEEQLDIENKRLEVIDNLGVTRDTFTLEGWIPKSMIEDTKTAIQNHSEGTLLFVLDTKEVPPTLQNNPKKLRVYESFIRFYSLPSGNEFDPTLVFALIFPVFYGMMFADVGYAIVILLVSRWVIWRIEGGHKNFTIMPKPLRNFGKTILQPVQMVKIAKAITPGCIVAIVLGFCFNLYFGFHLNEYLFGFLNSIGNLHLPEDGTIFDPLSTWGLRKLLLISGYVGLGMVSFGFILGIINDHSHGNKRHAIGKIGWLLFGWGVVFIGLGLIGHENINPMASITGAIYFALIFGGIGLMFYGEGTRAMMELPSIISHILSFTRLIGIMMASIILADVIDHVFLRVLDNGIIFALIGFIILIVGHLFNIILGVFEPGIQGARLLYVEFFSKFYHGNGKPFKPFGFRRRYTHLQYPKQGQE encoded by the coding sequence TTGACTTTACTGAGACCAGAATCCATGTCTAAGATAGCTGTACTTGGATTAAAAAAATATCGTCAGCAAATCGTATCCGTTTTACAAGAAATGAGTGTCGTTCAAATTGAACCAATCTCAAAAGAAATATCTTCATATTTGGGGACGGAAAAAGAAAGCGAATCACACAGACATATTGCGGATCAATTAATACGAATTCGTGGTATTTTGAGCGTAATACCTCCGACAAAAATAACTGAAAAAGTAAGATTTAGTTCTCTAGATGAACTAAACGATGTATTAAGAAAATTAGATATAGACAATAGAGTCTCATCTTTGGAGAGGCAGAAAGAGAGTATTCTTACGGAAATAAGGAATACTGAAAATAATATTAAATTAGTTAGTGAGTTTTCATTCTTTCCTGAAGATCTCAACATCCTTCATTTGAAATCCGCACGATCTTTCTTTGGGCGAGTATCAAGTGAAAAATATCCTGAATTCAAGAAAAAACTCGAGTCCAATAACCAGGATATTATTTTATATTCTAAAGAAGGTGAAAAGATAACTCAATTTGTGTTGGTAGTCTTACCGCATTACCCATCAAACGCATTGGCTTCAATCATAAATCTTTATGGGGTACATATGGAAGCTGTACCAAACTTAAAGGGTAAACCTGATAAAGTTATTGAGGAGTTGACCAACTCTCTTTCACGCCTGCAAAAGAATTTGGGCGAAATCGATACCAATTTATCTGAAATTTCAAACAAGAACTATTCTTTACTAAAGGGGTTGGAAGAACAGTTGGACATAGAAAACAAAAGACTAGAAGTTATTGATAACCTAGGCGTTACTCGTGATACTTTTACGTTGGAAGGGTGGATTCCGAAGTCAATGATCGAAGATACCAAAACTGCAATTCAGAATCATAGTGAAGGAACACTCTTGTTTGTTCTTGATACTAAAGAAGTCCCACCCACATTGCAAAATAACCCAAAGAAATTAAGAGTTTATGAATCATTTATAAGATTCTATTCCTTACCCTCCGGCAATGAATTCGATCCTACTTTGGTTTTTGCACTAATTTTTCCTGTATTCTATGGTATGATGTTCGCTGATGTTGGCTATGCAATTGTTATTCTGCTTGTATCAAGATGGGTTATTTGGAGAATTGAAGGTGGACACAAGAACTTTACTATTATGCCCAAACCTCTTAGAAATTTTGGAAAAACCATTTTACAACCCGTTCAGATGGTCAAGATCGCAAAGGCAATTACTCCAGGCTGTATTGTAGCAATTGTATTGGGTTTTTGCTTCAATCTATACTTTGGATTCCACCTCAATGAATATCTCTTTGGATTCCTAAATAGCATTGGAAATCTCCATTTGCCTGAAGATGGTACAATATTCGATCCATTATCAACTTGGGGTCTACGAAAGCTATTACTGATTAGTGGTTATGTTGGGTTAGGAATGGTGTCGTTTGGTTTCATCCTTGGTATCATCAATGATCATAGTCACGGAAATAAGCGACACGCAATAGGAAAAATCGGATGGCTACTTTTTGGTTGGGGTGTTGTCTTCATAGGCTTAGGATTAATTGGCCATGAAAACATTAATCCGATGGCTAGCATAACAGGGGCGATTTACTTTGCCCTGATTTTCGGTGGTATCGGTCTTATGTTTTACGGAGAAGGGACTAGAGCAATGATGGAATTGCCGTCTATAATTAGTCATATCCTTTCATTTACTAGGCTTATAGGCATTATGATGGCTTCAATTATATTGGCGGACGTGATTGATCATGTATTTCTGAGGGTCCTTGATAACGGAATAATTTTTGCGCTCATAGGGTTTATCATCCTAATAGTTGGGCATTTGTTTAACATAATATTAGGTGTTTTTGAGCCGGGAATCCAGGGGGCTAGGTTGCTATACGTAGAATTCTTTTCCAAATTCTATCATGGCAATGGGAAACCCTTTAAACCGTTTGGATTTAGACGAAGATATACCCACCTACAGTATCCTAAACAGGGTCAGGAATAA
- a CDS encoding V-type ATPase subunit has protein sequence MTTSSYSSSFGRLQAISINFLSKEFIETLVKAEDVGEVSRLLESTWYGPEIDRAAAMYSPPELLEVAINRHLVEVNKIALEATPFSGKQAIRAYFSKWDIHNIELILSSKVIGRTITETEPFLVSSRNFPAGITAGNIPHDEMKIILSQPTVEGVVNQLVKYKYGPILIQNLDTYQKTSDISPMMTELLSFYYTNLLESIKFFQGDEGIARDLFRTQIDKKNILTLLKGKDSKLDRDLVKKHLIEEGKIPIEKLLEIFSTNSVDEFVSRIEEFMKFGDLLDNYVKSQNLVDFEVAIDKYINRNYVRKLKNIALSIGPIFYFIITAEFEWDNIKRIAYGKRYNLTPERISNMLVLE, from the coding sequence ATGACTACCTCATCTTATTCATCTTCGTTTGGAAGATTGCAGGCCATTTCAATTAACTTTTTATCAAAAGAATTTATAGAAACTTTAGTTAAAGCTGAGGATGTCGGTGAAGTATCTAGATTATTGGAATCTACCTGGTATGGACCCGAAATCGATAGGGCCGCCGCTATGTACTCTCCTCCAGAGTTATTAGAAGTGGCAATCAATCGACATCTCGTTGAAGTAAACAAAATAGCTTTAGAGGCCACTCCATTTAGTGGGAAACAAGCAATAAGAGCATATTTTTCCAAATGGGATATTCACAATATAGAACTAATATTATCTTCCAAGGTTATAGGGAGAACTATTACTGAAACAGAGCCGTTTTTGGTATCTAGTCGTAATTTCCCTGCTGGTATTACAGCAGGTAACATACCACATGATGAAATGAAAATAATATTATCTCAACCCACAGTGGAAGGTGTAGTTAATCAATTGGTAAAATACAAATATGGTCCAATTCTGATTCAAAATCTCGACACATATCAAAAAACTTCTGATATAAGTCCAATGATGACAGAACTCTTGTCATTCTATTACACTAACTTACTAGAGAGCATAAAATTTTTCCAAGGTGATGAAGGAATAGCTAGGGATCTATTTAGAACCCAAATTGATAAAAAAAATATCTTGACGTTGTTAAAGGGAAAGGATTCAAAACTTGATCGTGACTTGGTAAAAAAGCATTTGATCGAAGAGGGGAAGATCCCGATCGAAAAGTTATTAGAAATTTTTTCAACAAACTCTGTAGATGAATTTGTTTCTAGAATTGAGGAATTTATGAAGTTTGGAGATCTTTTGGATAACTATGTGAAGTCTCAAAACCTAGTTGACTTTGAAGTCGCCATTGACAAATACATAAATCGCAATTACGTTCGAAAGCTAAAGAATATTGCGCTCTCCATAGGTCCGATATTTTATTTTATCATAACCGCGGAATTTGAGTGGGATAATATCAAAAGAATTGCATACGGCAAGCGATATAACTTAACACCTGAGCGTATTAGCAATATGTTGGTATTGGAGTAA
- a CDS encoding V-type ATP synthase subunit B, translating to MSKIAYKNLSKIAGPLIFIEGVKDAAYGEMVEIKLTNGERRKGQVLDTREGLAVVQVFGQTYGLGTDNTSTKFVGETAMISVSDEMLGRTFDGLGNPRDNGPKIISKERFDLVGSGINPYSREEPSEFIQTGMSNIDGMNTLVRGQKLPIFSGAGLPHNLLASQIARQAKVLASSESFSVVFGAIGITSEEANFFVKQFEESGALGRSVLFLNLSSDPSMERILTPRLALTTAEFLAYEREMHVLVILTDMTNYCEALREISAAREEVPGRRGYPGYMYTDLASIYERAGKIKGRKGSVTQIPILAMPADDITHPIPDLTGYITEGQIVMSRELHRLNIQPPVDVLTSLSRLMNQGIGSGRTREDHRNLADQLYAAYAQGKDARALAAIVGEEALSEIDRKFLTIANNFERKFVNQGVDENRSIEQTLGIGWELLSDLPESEMKRIKPEFIAKYRKKSLEVESSNEE from the coding sequence ATGTCAAAAATAGCTTATAAGAATCTCTCAAAAATTGCCGGCCCTCTTATATTCATTGAAGGAGTTAAAGATGCTGCTTATGGAGAAATGGTTGAAATCAAACTAACAAATGGGGAGCGAAGAAAAGGCCAAGTCTTAGATACTCGTGAAGGATTAGCAGTTGTCCAGGTGTTTGGTCAAACATATGGCTTAGGAACAGATAACACATCCACAAAATTTGTTGGGGAGACTGCAATGATTTCTGTTTCTGATGAAATGCTGGGTAGAACCTTTGACGGGTTGGGTAACCCAAGAGATAATGGCCCAAAAATCATTTCTAAAGAAAGGTTTGATCTTGTTGGATCAGGGATTAATCCTTATTCGAGAGAAGAACCATCTGAATTTATTCAAACAGGGATGTCAAATATCGATGGAATGAATACCCTAGTAAGGGGTCAAAAGTTACCTATATTTTCGGGTGCCGGGCTACCTCACAATTTGTTGGCGTCTCAAATAGCAAGACAGGCAAAAGTATTGGCATCCTCTGAATCTTTTTCGGTAGTTTTCGGTGCAATAGGTATAACTAGCGAAGAGGCAAACTTTTTTGTAAAACAATTCGAAGAAAGCGGTGCCTTGGGACGTAGTGTACTTTTCTTGAATTTGTCATCAGATCCTTCAATGGAACGTATTCTTACCCCTCGACTTGCTTTAACAACAGCTGAATTTTTAGCGTATGAAAGAGAAATGCACGTTCTTGTTATTTTAACAGATATGACAAATTATTGCGAAGCACTGAGAGAAATTTCTGCAGCTAGGGAAGAAGTTCCTGGAAGAAGGGGATACCCTGGTTACATGTATACTGACCTTGCCTCGATATATGAAAGAGCAGGCAAAATCAAAGGTAGGAAGGGCTCTGTTACTCAAATTCCTATTCTTGCTATGCCCGCTGATGATATTACGCATCCAATACCTGATCTGACTGGATACATTACAGAGGGTCAAATAGTCATGAGTAGAGAACTACACAGACTCAATATTCAGCCTCCAGTAGATGTGTTAACAAGTTTATCCAGGTTAATGAATCAGGGCATTGGAAGTGGTAGAACAAGAGAAGATCATCGTAACCTTGCCGATCAGCTTTACGCTGCATATGCTCAGGGCAAGGATGCTAGAGCACTAGCAGCTATAGTGGGTGAAGAAGCACTTAGTGAAATCGACCGAAAATTCTTGACTATTGCTAATAACTTCGAAAGAAAATTCGTTAATCAGGGTGTTGATGAAAATAGATCTATAGAACAAACTTTAGGAATCGGTTGGGAGTTATTGTCTGACTTACCCGAATCTGAGATGAAAAGAATTAAACCTGAATTTATTGCAAAGTATAGAAAGAAATCACTTGAAGTTGAATCGAGTAATGAGGAGTAG
- a CDS encoding pyridoxamine 5'-phosphate oxidase family protein, translated as MLDDRVLALLAGKNFASLATSMPNGSPHVTNVWIDYDHEHNILINTAIGRLKERNTRKNKKVAISIINTINPYETASIMGVVIENVIKGAQVHFDKLAKKYLNLEKYPILNKHEERVILKIKPEKIYYKSIPLAEYITS; from the coding sequence ATGCTTGATGACAGAGTACTTGCTCTATTGGCTGGGAAAAATTTTGCATCTTTAGCCACTAGTATGCCTAATGGTTCTCCGCATGTAACTAACGTTTGGATTGACTATGACCATGAACACAATATCCTGATCAATACTGCGATTGGTCGATTAAAGGAGCGAAATACACGCAAAAACAAAAAAGTTGCTATTTCAATCATTAATACCATAAACCCTTATGAAACTGCTTCGATCATGGGTGTAGTAATCGAAAATGTAATCAAAGGAGCACAGGTTCACTTCGACAAACTTGCAAAAAAATATCTAAACCTTGAAAAATATCCCATCTTGAATAAACACGAAGAACGTGTAATATTAAAGATTAAGCCCGAAAAAATATATTACAAATCAATTCCACTTGCAGAATACATAACTTCCTAA
- a CDS encoding V-type ATP synthase subunit E, translated as MSALNTFDEEIQDRKKKELSILNSLLDDKKAKIEAIKAEKVKDIKEKYENEAENKSQREYSRITESARLESKKILFDVINTNMDSAFDSIKHELKSFTKKSEYKKTLERMVLFAKREFGDDVIIRCRESDITIVKDLKTNLGPQLSTIGGIIAVDKTGTRELDLTFEELLENHEDEIKNFLYEKMV; from the coding sequence ATGTCTGCCCTCAACACATTTGATGAAGAAATACAGGATAGAAAAAAGAAAGAACTTTCTATCCTCAACTCTTTGTTGGATGATAAGAAAGCAAAGATAGAAGCTATAAAGGCTGAAAAAGTAAAAGATATCAAGGAAAAATATGAGAATGAAGCTGAAAACAAATCTCAAAGAGAGTATTCCAGAATAACAGAAAGTGCTAGACTGGAATCAAAGAAAATATTATTTGATGTGATTAATACTAATATGGATTCAGCATTTGACTCCATTAAACACGAATTAAAATCTTTTACAAAAAAGTCTGAATATAAGAAGACGTTGGAGCGAATGGTGTTATTTGCCAAGCGAGAATTTGGTGATGATGTCATTATTCGCTGTCGTGAGAGTGATATCACAATTGTTAAGGACTTGAAAACTAATCTAGGTCCGCAACTAAGTACTATTGGCGGAATCATTGCCGTTGATAAAACTGGGACCCGTGAATTAGATCTTACTTTTGAGGAATTATTAGAAAACCACGAAGATGAAATCAAGAACTTCTTATACGAAAAAATGGTTTGA
- a CDS encoding V-type ATP synthase subunit A, whose translation MSNSIVSRISGSVVVATDVEDAEMYHVVRIGDLGLLGEIIRLEGDKATIQVYEDTTGIRPGEKIINTKRPLSIQLGPGLLTSIYDGIQRPLDVLREKSGDFIGRGVTIPALDQHKKWDFIPLRNKNDEVHEGEIIGEVQETPLINHKIMVPFGVNGKITDISEGKYTVNENVAEIKTGTGKSAVGLSNWWMVRSPRPVSKKLPPISPLLTGQRVLDTFFPVAKGGTAAIPGPFGSGKTVTQQQLAKWADSNVIVYIGCGERGNEMTEILTTFPELEDPKSKRPLMERTILVANTSNMPVAAREASIYTGITMGEYYRDMGYDVALMADSTSRWAEALREISGRLEEMPGEEGYPAYLGRRLAEFYERGGKAIVTSPEQRVGSLTLVGAVSPPGGDFSEPVSQNTLRVTRVFWGLDANLASRRHFPSINWLTSYSLYADDMDDWYKNNISPQWTALRKEALEILQREAELQEIVQLIGYDALPEPEKGILDTARSIREDYLQQSAYDDVDTYTSIKKQFLMLETILEFGRLEADAIKKGVQSTRIGTLPTRKELSMMKWTKEEEVGPKVEEIKINMNKQFKELIMEVTR comes from the coding sequence ATGTCAAATTCAATAGTTTCACGTATTTCTGGCTCAGTAGTAGTGGCTACTGATGTAGAAGATGCAGAAATGTATCATGTAGTACGTATTGGAGATTTAGGCTTATTAGGAGAAATTATTAGGTTGGAAGGAGACAAGGCAACAATTCAGGTTTATGAAGATACCACAGGGATTAGACCTGGTGAAAAAATTATTAATACTAAAAGACCATTGTCAATACAATTAGGCCCAGGGTTACTCACATCTATCTACGATGGAATTCAGAGGCCATTAGACGTATTGCGAGAAAAAAGTGGCGATTTTATCGGTAGAGGAGTTACCATACCAGCTTTAGATCAGCATAAGAAATGGGATTTCATTCCATTAAGAAATAAGAATGACGAAGTTCATGAGGGTGAAATTATCGGCGAAGTTCAGGAGACACCATTAATCAACCATAAAATTATGGTCCCATTTGGGGTAAACGGCAAAATAACCGATATTTCTGAGGGAAAATATACCGTTAATGAAAATGTAGCTGAAATTAAGACCGGCACAGGTAAATCAGCGGTTGGATTATCAAATTGGTGGATGGTGAGGAGTCCTAGACCTGTTTCTAAAAAATTGCCTCCCATTTCACCATTGCTTACTGGTCAAAGAGTACTTGATACTTTCTTTCCAGTAGCAAAGGGTGGAACAGCTGCTATTCCGGGTCCGTTTGGTAGCGGCAAAACAGTTACACAACAACAGCTTGCAAAATGGGCAGACAGCAATGTTATTGTTTATATCGGCTGTGGTGAACGAGGGAACGAAATGACTGAGATACTCACAACCTTCCCTGAACTTGAGGATCCTAAATCAAAGAGACCTCTAATGGAAAGGACAATCTTGGTTGCAAATACTTCCAATATGCCTGTCGCAGCCCGCGAAGCCAGTATCTATACCGGAATAACCATGGGGGAATATTATAGAGATATGGGATATGATGTCGCTTTGATGGCTGATAGTACTTCGAGATGGGCCGAAGCCTTGAGAGAGATTTCTGGAAGATTAGAAGAAATGCCCGGTGAAGAAGGTTATCCTGCTTATTTGGGTAGAAGACTCGCTGAATTTTATGAAAGAGGAGGTAAAGCAATAGTAACTTCCCCAGAGCAAAGGGTAGGATCCTTGACCTTGGTGGGTGCGGTCTCACCGCCTGGCGGAGACTTTTCAGAACCGGTATCTCAAAATACTTTAAGGGTTACTCGTGTTTTCTGGGGTCTGGACGCAAATCTTGCGTCGCGCAGGCACTTTCCATCAATTAATTGGCTAACTAGCTATTCATTATATGCTGACGATATGGATGATTGGTATAAGAATAATATATCTCCGCAATGGACCGCTTTAAGAAAAGAAGCATTAGAGATTCTACAAAGAGAGGCCGAATTGCAGGAAATCGTACAACTGATTGGATATGATGCTCTTCCTGAACCTGAAAAAGGAATATTGGATACAGCACGTTCTATCCGTGAAGATTATTTGCAGCAGAGTGCATATGACGATGTTGATACTTACACCTCCATTAAAAAGCAATTCCTGATGTTAGAAACTATCCTAGAGTTTGGTAGGCTTGAAGCAGATGCTATTAAAAAAGGAGTTCAGTCGACGAGGATCGGCACATTACCAACCAGGAAAGAACTATCAATGATGAAGTGGACTAAAGAAGAGGAAGTTGGTCCAAAGGTTGAGGAAATCAAGATTAATATGAATAAGCAGTTTAAAGAATTGATTATGGAGGTTACTCGCTAG
- a CDS encoding V-type ATP synthase subunit D gives MPSSSDIRPTRLEYIRTKRRIVIAKKGLKLLKLKRQALILEFFNTSKTAAAMRENLQKELIKGYEAIRMAEILAGSIRLENESMKLPMMGKLNVKSKSIMGVHIPRLEGGQNKVYEEYLLELPTSINEAISSFNRIHKIVLEVAEKETALRKLLYEIERTKRKSNAIENVFIPKLMSAVKFITFRLDEIERDTFIMLKTVKRKMGEREMQELREVEPEINV, from the coding sequence ATGCCCTCTTCATCTGATATAAGACCAACACGACTAGAATACATTCGAACTAAGAGAAGAATAGTAATAGCTAAAAAGGGACTCAAATTACTGAAATTAAAACGTCAGGCCCTAATACTTGAATTCTTTAATACTAGCAAAACTGCAGCAGCTATGCGAGAGAATTTACAAAAGGAACTAATTAAGGGATATGAAGCAATCAGAATGGCTGAAATTTTAGCTGGTTCAATCAGGCTTGAGAATGAATCGATGAAGCTACCTATGATGGGTAAATTGAATGTAAAATCAAAGAGCATTATGGGTGTCCATATACCTCGTCTCGAAGGTGGACAAAATAAAGTCTATGAAGAGTATTTACTCGAACTACCAACCTCTATAAATGAGGCAATAAGTTCTTTCAACAGAATTCACAAGATTGTGTTAGAAGTTGCTGAAAAAGAAACAGCCCTAAGAAAGTTGTTATATGAAATAGAGAGAACTAAGCGAAAGTCTAATGCTATAGAGAACGTTTTCATACCCAAGTTAATGAGTGCTGTAAAATTCATAACTTTTCGACTAGATGAGATTGAACGTGACACTTTTATAATGTTGAAAACAGTAAAAAGAAAGATGGGTGAAAGAGAAATGCAAGAATTAAGGGAGGTCGAACCTGAGATAAATGTATAA